One Loxodonta africana isolate mLoxAfr1 chromosome 15, mLoxAfr1.hap2, whole genome shotgun sequence genomic window carries:
- the RPS25 gene encoding small ribosomal subunit protein eS25, producing MPPKDDKKKKDAGKSAKKDKDPVNKSGGKAKKKKWSKGKVRDKLNNLVLFDKATYDKLCKEVPNYKLITPAVVSERLKIRGSLARAALQELLSKGLIKLVSKHRAQVIYTRNTKGGDAPAAGEDA from the exons ATG CCGCCCAAGGACGACAAGAAGAAGAAAGACGCCGGAAAGTCGGCCAAGAAAGATAAAGACCCAGTGAACAAATCTGGGGGCAAGGCCAAAAAGAAG AAGTGGTCCAAAGGCAAAGTTCGGGACAAGCTCAATAACCTGGTCTTGTTTGACAAAGCCACATATGACAAACTCTGTAAGGAAGTTCCCAATTATAAGCTTATAACGCCAGCTGTTGTCTCTGAGAGACTGAAGATTCGAGGTTCCCTGGCCAGGGCAGCCCTGCAGGAGCTGCTTAGCAAAG GACTTATCAAGTTGGTTTCAAAACACAGAGCTCAAGTAATTTACACCAGAAACACCAAGGGTGGAGATGCCCCAGCTGCTGGTGAAGATGCATGA